A single window of Acidimicrobiales bacterium DNA harbors:
- the nadA gene encoding quinolinate synthase A, with protein MLRIQRPLPAEYTSAEPAELERRIAGVKEALAERLFILGHHYQRDEVIAFADARGDSFKLARQAQARPEAEFIVFCGVHFMAESADILTADHQVVVLPDLNAGCSMADMAHPDDVETAWEELSRVVDIDQVIPITYMNSAASLKAFVGERGGAVCTSSNARAVLDWALERSEKVLFFPDQHLGRNTAIAMGFGHEDLRVWDPRKPLGGLEEADCKAATFLLWKGHCSIHQRFRPEHVEQFRRAHPDGLVVVHPECPHETCLLADEVGSTEQIIATVRAAPAGSVIGVGTEIHLVNRLAKECHDKTVVSLDPLVCPCSTMFRIDLPHLAWALDNLAEGRVVNRITVDPETARWARVALERMLEIT; from the coding sequence ATGCTCCGCATACAGAGGCCGCTACCGGCCGAGTACACCTCAGCCGAGCCCGCTGAACTAGAACGTCGCATCGCCGGCGTCAAAGAAGCCTTGGCCGAGAGGCTGTTCATCCTCGGTCACCACTACCAGCGAGACGAGGTGATCGCGTTCGCGGACGCCCGCGGTGACTCGTTCAAGCTCGCGCGCCAGGCGCAAGCCAGGCCCGAAGCAGAGTTCATCGTCTTCTGCGGGGTGCACTTCATGGCCGAGTCCGCCGACATCCTCACCGCGGACCACCAGGTCGTGGTGCTGCCAGACCTGAACGCCGGCTGCTCCATGGCAGACATGGCTCACCCCGACGACGTCGAGACCGCGTGGGAAGAGCTGTCTCGCGTGGTGGACATCGATCAGGTGATCCCGATCACCTACATGAACTCTGCGGCTTCCCTGAAAGCGTTCGTGGGAGAGAGAGGCGGGGCCGTGTGCACCTCCTCGAACGCGAGGGCCGTCCTCGACTGGGCTCTGGAGCGGTCGGAGAAGGTGCTCTTCTTCCCCGACCAACACCTCGGACGAAACACGGCCATAGCGATGGGCTTCGGTCACGAGGACCTGCGCGTCTGGGACCCGCGGAAGCCCCTCGGAGGCTTGGAGGAGGCCGACTGCAAGGCGGCCACCTTCCTGCTGTGGAAGGGGCACTGCTCCATCCACCAGCGGTTCCGGCCGGAGCACGTGGAGCAGTTCCGCCGCGCCCACCCCGACGGTCTGGTCGTCGTCCATCCCGAGTGCCCCCACGAGACGTGCCTGCTCGCAGACGAGGTCGGATCGACCGAGCAGATCATCGCAACGGTCCGCGCCGCCCCTGCGGGCTCGGTGATAGGGGTGGGGACAGAGATCCACCTGGTGAACAGGCTCGCCAAGGAGTGTCACGACAAGACCGTCGTGTCACTCGACCCTCTCGTCTGCCCGTGCTCGACGATGTTCCGCATCGACCTCCCCCATCTCGCCTGGGCTCTCGACAACCTGGCCGAGGGACGAGTAGTGAACAGGATCACGGTCGACCCCGAGACGGCGCGCTGGGCGCGGGTCGCGCTGGAGCGAATGCTCGAGATCACCTAA
- the uvrA gene encoding UvrABC system protein A: MVAGRIDRVGERIVIRGAREHNLRNVSLELPRDKLIVFTGLSGSGKSSLAFDTIYAEGQRRYVESLSAYARQFLGQMEKPDVDFIEGLSPAIAIDQKSAGRNPRSTVGTITEIYDYLRLLYARIGKPHCPDDGTPISRQTPQEAVDRAMDEIEVGSRFMVLAPVVRGRKGTYEKLYAELAKKGFVRARTDGVIHDLAEPPRLGRYEQHTIEVVVDRLVMREGIEKRLVESVEAALGLAGGTATIETVEEPPRKLTFSEHFACPTCGASFGELEPRTFSFNSPYGACGECDGLGTTFEVDPELVVPDPTKPVAYGAIAPWSGGRNRYFQKLIEAFCEEEGIDPSTPWEELPSAQRQKILYGDGDRVVTVRFRNRFGRVRTYTARFEGVVQWLRRRHSEAESEAQREQATGYMREVPCPACGGARLHPFALAVTVGGRNIHELCSLSVREALEEICGLELTDRERIIAERILKEIQVRLGFLVDVGLDYLSLARGGATLSGGEAQRIRLASQIGSGLVGVLYVLDEPSIGLHQRDNKRLLDTLRRLRDLGNTVLVVEHDEETIRSADHVVDIGPGAGEHGGEIVHSGSVESLIENPRSITGDYLAGRRTIPVPHPRRTPGSDWLVVRGAREHNLRDIDVEFPLGCFVCVTGVSGSGKSTLVNDILYLALMRAVYGSRTSPGLHRRLEGAEHVDKVVDIDQQPIGRTPRSNPATYTGVFDHIRRLFAETREARERGWRPGRFSFNVKGGRCEACAGEGTIRIEMHFLPDVFVPCEVCKGARYNRDTLQVTFKGHDIASVLEMSCEEALELFANHPPVARHLQTLVDVGLGYMKLGQPATTLSGGEAQRVKLASELAKRPTGHTVYILDEPTTGLHFEDTRRLLEVLHRLVDQGNTVIVIEHNLDVIKTADWVIDLGPEGGSGGGMVVAEGPPELVAKVPESHTGRFLAQILDVA, translated from the coding sequence GTGGTGGCCGGTAGGATCGACCGAGTGGGCGAGCGGATCGTCATCAGGGGTGCCAGAGAACACAACCTTCGGAACGTCTCGCTCGAACTCCCACGTGACAAGCTGATCGTCTTCACGGGTCTGTCGGGATCGGGGAAATCCTCGCTCGCGTTCGACACCATCTACGCAGAAGGCCAACGGCGGTACGTCGAGTCGCTGTCGGCTTACGCCCGGCAGTTCCTCGGCCAGATGGAGAAGCCGGACGTCGACTTCATAGAGGGGCTCTCTCCGGCGATCGCCATCGACCAGAAGAGCGCGGGCAGGAATCCCCGCTCGACGGTCGGGACCATCACGGAGATCTACGACTACCTCCGTCTGCTCTACGCCCGCATCGGCAAGCCCCACTGCCCAGACGACGGGACTCCTATCTCCCGCCAGACTCCCCAGGAGGCGGTGGACCGGGCGATGGACGAGATCGAAGTCGGTTCGCGGTTCATGGTCCTCGCCCCTGTGGTGCGAGGCCGCAAGGGGACGTACGAGAAGCTGTACGCCGAACTGGCCAAGAAAGGATTCGTCAGGGCGCGCACGGACGGCGTGATCCACGACCTCGCCGAGCCTCCGCGACTCGGCCGGTACGAGCAGCACACGATCGAGGTGGTCGTCGACCGTCTGGTCATGAGGGAGGGGATCGAGAAACGCCTGGTGGAATCCGTCGAGGCCGCGCTGGGGCTCGCCGGGGGCACGGCGACGATCGAGACGGTGGAGGAACCTCCGAGGAAACTCACCTTCTCCGAGCATTTCGCGTGCCCGACGTGCGGCGCGAGCTTCGGCGAGCTCGAGCCTCGGACCTTCTCGTTCAACTCTCCCTACGGGGCGTGCGGGGAATGCGACGGGCTGGGGACCACCTTCGAGGTCGACCCTGAGCTCGTCGTGCCGGACCCGACAAAGCCGGTCGCCTACGGGGCGATCGCGCCCTGGTCGGGCGGGAGGAACCGCTACTTCCAGAAGCTGATCGAGGCTTTCTGCGAGGAAGAGGGGATCGACCCTTCGACCCCGTGGGAGGAGCTCCCCTCGGCCCAGAGGCAGAAGATCCTCTATGGGGACGGGGACCGGGTGGTCACCGTGCGTTTTCGCAACAGGTTCGGGCGTGTGCGCACCTACACGGCCCGTTTCGAGGGGGTCGTGCAGTGGCTCCGACGCCGTCACTCGGAGGCGGAGAGCGAGGCGCAACGGGAGCAGGCCACTGGGTACATGAGGGAAGTCCCCTGTCCCGCGTGCGGGGGCGCGCGACTGCACCCGTTCGCGTTGGCGGTGACCGTCGGAGGGCGGAACATCCACGAGTTGTGCTCGCTGTCGGTTCGGGAAGCACTCGAGGAGATTTGCGGCCTGGAACTCACGGATCGGGAGCGGATTATCGCCGAGAGGATCCTGAAGGAGATTCAGGTGAGGCTCGGCTTCCTGGTGGACGTCGGGCTCGACTACCTGTCGCTTGCTCGTGGAGGCGCGACGCTCTCGGGCGGCGAGGCTCAGCGGATCCGGCTCGCCTCACAGATCGGCTCGGGACTGGTGGGAGTCTTGTATGTCCTCGACGAGCCGTCGATCGGCCTCCATCAGCGTGACAACAAACGTCTCCTCGACACCTTGAGACGGCTGAGGGACCTCGGGAACACGGTGCTCGTGGTCGAACATGACGAGGAGACGATCCGGAGCGCCGACCATGTCGTGGACATCGGCCCGGGTGCGGGTGAGCACGGCGGCGAGATCGTCCACTCTGGTTCGGTCGAGTCGCTGATTGAGAACCCGCGGTCGATCACCGGCGACTACCTGGCAGGTAGGCGCACGATTCCGGTGCCCCACCCACGCAGGACTCCGGGTTCCGATTGGCTCGTCGTGCGCGGTGCCCGTGAGCACAACCTGCGGGACATAGACGTCGAGTTCCCTCTCGGGTGCTTCGTGTGCGTGACGGGCGTATCCGGTTCGGGTAAGTCCACTCTGGTCAACGACATCCTCTACCTCGCCCTCATGCGGGCCGTGTACGGGAGCCGCACGTCGCCGGGATTGCACCGTCGTCTCGAAGGGGCCGAGCACGTCGACAAGGTGGTGGACATCGACCAACAGCCGATCGGGCGGACACCCAGGTCCAACCCGGCCACCTATACGGGGGTGTTCGACCACATACGTCGTCTTTTCGCCGAGACCCGTGAGGCCCGAGAACGCGGGTGGCGGCCGGGGCGCTTTTCGTTCAACGTCAAGGGAGGACGGTGCGAGGCGTGCGCGGGGGAGGGGACGATCAGGATCGAGATGCACTTCCTCCCAGACGTGTTCGTCCCGTGCGAGGTGTGCAAGGGCGCGCGGTACAACAGGGACACCCTCCAGGTGACCTTCAAGGGTCACGACATCGCGTCGGTGCTGGAGATGTCGTGCGAGGAGGCGCTGGAGCTCTTCGCGAACCATCCACCGGTCGCCCGGCACCTGCAGACCCTGGTCGACGTGGGTCTGGGCTACATGAAACTGGGTCAGCCCGCGACCACGCTTTCCGGAGGCGAGGCACAGAGGGTAAAGCTCGCCTCCGAGCTGGCGAAGAGGCCGACCGGGCACACCGTCTACATCCTCGACGAGCCGACGACCGGGCTCCATTTCGAGGACACGAGGCGTCTCCTCGAGGTGCTCCACCGCCTGGTCGACCAGGGGAACACCGTAATCGTGATCGAACACAACCTCGACGTGATCAAGACCGCCGACTGGGTGATCGATCTCGGTCCCGAGGGGGGCTCCGGAGGCGGGATGGTAGTAGCCGAAGGCCCACCCGAGCTCGTCGCCAAGGTTCCCGAGAGCCACACCGGACGCTTCCTCGCACAGATTCTCGACGTGGCGTGA
- the uvrC gene encoding UvrABC system protein C yields the protein MTSVGMVEFPTLSEIPRSPGCYLFEDSDGRVLYVGKAGDLRSRLAAYSQRSADLPFRTHQMLERASRVRWIEVATEVEALLLENNLIKQHQPPFNIRLRDDKSYPYLALTMRDEWPRAVVVRGRRRRGNRYFGPYGHAWAIRETLDVLVRVFPVRTCSDGVFRVQRQMQRPCLLYDVGKCSGPCVGLVDANTYMKLVEGLSRVLEGRSDEVMANLEREMSEAAARLEFERAAVMRDRLAALRRVLEGQQVVLGSAVSLDVFGVASDELFVAVEVLSVRSGRLVGSKSSVTERVEALEGAELVGRLVSDHYASDPAAGVPAKILVPEEPSGRDAAEEWLSGLKGAPVRVVVPREGAGRQLLTMATENARTALERHKARRGSDHTTRTRAMEELQLHLHMPNPPLRIECFDMSHLHGTDYVGSMVVLEDGLPRKSQYRRFRIRGVEGIDDVAAMAEVVRRRLVALLEERSKPVRERSPRFAYPPQLLLVDGGKPQLGAAAAVVEELGLSGEITVAALAKRLEEVFVPGRRDPVAIPRGSEALFLLQRARDEAHRFALDHHRRLRSRRMRDSTLEGVKGLGPKRRERLLRELGGIEGVRRASRQRLLSLSWLPDEVGERVWSALHRAGADESGSDGSVGEE from the coding sequence GTGACATCCGTAGGGATGGTCGAATTCCCCACACTCTCGGAGATCCCACGCAGCCCGGGCTGCTACCTGTTCGAGGATTCCGACGGCCGCGTGCTGTACGTGGGGAAGGCGGGAGATCTGCGCAGTCGCCTCGCGGCGTATTCGCAGCGGAGCGCGGACTTGCCGTTCCGTACTCACCAGATGCTGGAGCGCGCCAGTCGAGTGCGGTGGATAGAGGTGGCCACCGAGGTCGAGGCGCTGCTGCTGGAGAACAACCTCATCAAGCAGCACCAACCACCGTTCAACATCAGGCTCAGGGACGACAAGAGTTACCCATATCTGGCTCTGACCATGCGCGACGAATGGCCGCGTGCAGTGGTAGTGCGTGGGCGCCGCCGTCGCGGCAACCGCTATTTCGGACCCTACGGACACGCTTGGGCTATAAGGGAGACCCTAGACGTGCTCGTGCGGGTCTTCCCGGTGCGCACCTGCTCGGACGGCGTCTTCCGCGTGCAGCGTCAGATGCAGAGGCCGTGCCTGCTCTACGACGTCGGGAAATGTTCCGGTCCGTGTGTGGGTCTCGTCGACGCGAACACGTACATGAAGCTGGTCGAGGGGCTATCCCGCGTATTGGAGGGTAGGTCCGACGAGGTGATGGCGAACCTGGAGCGAGAGATGTCGGAGGCTGCGGCGCGGCTCGAGTTCGAGCGTGCTGCGGTCATGCGGGATCGTCTCGCCGCCCTGAGGAGGGTGCTCGAGGGTCAGCAGGTGGTTCTCGGGTCTGCGGTGTCGCTGGACGTCTTCGGTGTCGCGTCAGACGAGCTCTTCGTGGCGGTGGAGGTGTTGAGCGTCCGTTCGGGGCGGCTCGTGGGGTCGAAGTCGTCTGTCACCGAGCGGGTCGAGGCGTTGGAAGGAGCCGAACTCGTAGGCCGGCTGGTGTCGGATCACTATGCGAGCGACCCTGCCGCGGGCGTCCCCGCGAAGATTCTGGTGCCGGAGGAGCCGTCGGGCAGGGACGCAGCGGAGGAATGGCTCTCCGGGTTGAAGGGAGCACCTGTCCGGGTCGTGGTCCCGCGCGAGGGAGCAGGCCGGCAGCTGCTCACGATGGCGACGGAGAACGCCCGGACGGCTTTGGAGAGACACAAGGCGAGGAGGGGTTCCGACCACACGACCAGGACACGGGCAATGGAGGAACTGCAGCTGCATCTGCATATGCCCAATCCTCCGCTTCGGATCGAGTGCTTCGACATGAGCCACCTACACGGGACCGACTATGTGGGTTCGATGGTCGTGCTCGAAGACGGGCTCCCGCGCAAGAGCCAGTACAGACGGTTCAGGATCAGGGGAGTAGAGGGCATCGACGACGTCGCGGCCATGGCCGAAGTGGTGAGACGCAGGCTCGTGGCCCTGCTGGAGGAACGGTCGAAACCCGTCCGCGAGCGCTCGCCACGCTTCGCCTACCCACCTCAGCTCCTCCTGGTGGACGGCGGCAAGCCACAGCTCGGGGCGGCGGCCGCGGTGGTCGAGGAGCTCGGCCTCTCCGGTGAGATAACGGTGGCGGCCTTGGCGAAAAGGCTCGAAGAGGTGTTCGTCCCCGGGCGGAGAGATCCCGTCGCGATCCCGAGGGGTTCGGAGGCGCTGTTCTTGCTCCAGAGAGCGCGGGACGAGGCACATCGCTTCGCGTTGGACCATCACCGCAGGCTGAGGAGCAGGCGCATGCGAGACTCCACCCTGGAGGGAGTGAAGGGCCTCGGACCAAAGAGGCGGGAGCGTCTGCTGAGGGAGCTGGGTGGTATAGAGGGTGTCAGGCGCGCTTCCCGGCAACGTCTGTTGTCGCTCTCCTGGCTGCCGGACGAGGTCGGTGAGCGCGTCTGGTCGGCCCTCCACCGTGCTGGCGCCGACGAGTCGGGGTCCGACGGGTCCGTCGGGGAAGAGTGA
- a CDS encoding nucleotide-binding protein — translation MPEFVVITGMSGGGRTGAADALEDLGWFVIDNLPPDLIPKVAELAEAGTEIVQRVALVVGPGRGGQDVLRSLEVLRSGGVPVTVLFLDATDEVLIRRYEGTRRRHPLGEGRTLAEAISIERELLAPVRAAADVVLDTSDLNVHELRERVVDLFGGSTQDKRMQVVIVSFGYTHGLPLDADLVFDCRFLRNPYWEEDLRYLTGLDQRVKDHVGGDPAWEGFVTKVVELLQLVLPAFAKEGRHHLTVAFGCTGGRHRSVAAAEEIAKRLRESGAEPRVFHRDIER, via the coding sequence ATGCCCGAGTTCGTCGTGATAACCGGCATGTCGGGAGGGGGGAGGACGGGCGCGGCCGACGCGTTGGAGGACCTCGGGTGGTTCGTGATCGACAACCTCCCGCCGGATCTGATCCCGAAGGTGGCCGAATTGGCCGAAGCGGGGACGGAGATAGTGCAGCGGGTGGCACTCGTGGTCGGTCCCGGCCGTGGCGGGCAGGACGTCCTGCGGTCGCTCGAGGTCCTCCGCTCCGGAGGCGTGCCGGTGACCGTCCTGTTCCTAGACGCCACGGACGAGGTGCTGATCAGACGTTACGAGGGGACCCGCAGGCGGCATCCGTTGGGCGAGGGCCGCACACTGGCCGAGGCGATATCGATCGAACGAGAACTGCTCGCTCCGGTGCGGGCGGCTGCCGACGTCGTGCTCGACACCTCGGACCTGAACGTGCACGAGTTGCGGGAGCGTGTCGTGGACCTGTTCGGCGGCTCGACCCAAGACAAGCGGATGCAGGTCGTGATCGTCTCTTTCGGTTACACGCACGGCCTGCCCCTCGACGCGGATCTCGTGTTCGACTGCCGCTTCTTGCGCAACCCCTACTGGGAGGAGGACCTGAGGTACCTCACCGGCCTCGACCAGAGAGTGAAGGATCACGTCGGTGGGGACCCGGCCTGGGAGGGGTTCGTGACGAAGGTGGTGGAGCTTTTGCAGCTGGTGCTCCCGGCCTTCGCCAAGGAAGGTAGGCACCACCTCACCGTCGCGTTCGGATGCACAGGTGGGAGGCACCGCTCCGTCGCCGCTGCAGAGGAGATAGCGAAACGGCTGCGCGAATCCGGCGCCGAGCCGAGGGTGTTCCATAGGGACATCGAAAGGTGA